A stretch of [Clostridium] innocuum DNA encodes these proteins:
- a CDS encoding linear amide C-N hydrolase has product MKKRYLIINFIFLIVIADIWFITQKGRDEAMIKRTQQTTGQGTMADVKPTASLTQLEEGLSVIRYDGDYGFQGFLEAGGATSDDGVLNYLMDHVVDVSDLDIIQGLFGCSTIQTINEHQDILFGRNFDWENSEALIMESHPIDAYASISTVNLDFIQSGTSVSINRLPDDLLAQVAMYAPLDGMNEKGLAISVNMIQDSDIIEQNKSTQDLTTTTAIRLILNQAADVDEAITLLRAYDMHSSMGMMIHFAIADAKGKSVVVEYINDEINVIETRAVTNFYLSPGEKQGIGTSQSHERYDILMDLLDTNQTMNMEQVKDALDSVSKDNFGEFESTEWSIVYNLNQKEIHYYHRENYNQRYVFHISE; this is encoded by the coding sequence ATGAAAAAAAGATACCTGATTATTAACTTCATTTTTCTTATAGTAATAGCTGATATATGGTTTATAACGCAGAAAGGAAGAGATGAGGCAATGATAAAACGCACACAACAGACGACAGGACAAGGCACTATGGCAGATGTTAAGCCCACTGCTTCCTTAACCCAGTTGGAAGAAGGACTTTCTGTTATTCGATATGATGGAGATTATGGCTTTCAAGGTTTTTTAGAAGCTGGAGGTGCAACTTCAGATGATGGCGTTTTGAATTATTTGATGGATCATGTTGTGGATGTTTCTGATTTGGATATCATACAAGGATTGTTTGGTTGCAGTACGATACAGACAATCAATGAGCATCAGGATATCCTGTTTGGAAGAAACTTTGATTGGGAAAACAGTGAAGCCCTGATTATGGAATCACACCCAATTGATGCATATGCTTCCATTTCTACTGTAAATCTTGATTTTATCCAGAGTGGTACCTCTGTTTCAATCAATCGCTTACCGGATGATCTTCTTGCGCAAGTTGCTATGTATGCTCCCTTAGATGGGATGAATGAAAAAGGACTGGCTATTTCAGTTAATATGATTCAGGATTCTGATATAATCGAACAAAACAAAAGTACACAAGATCTAACAACGACAACAGCAATACGGTTGATTCTAAATCAGGCTGCCGATGTAGACGAAGCGATAACTTTATTACGAGCGTATGATATGCACTCTTCTATGGGGATGATGATTCATTTTGCGATTGCAGATGCAAAAGGCAAAAGTGTAGTTGTGGAGTATATCAATGATGAAATTAATGTGATAGAAACACGTGCGGTAACAAACTTCTATTTATCACCCGGAGAAAAACAAGGAATCGGCACTTCCCAATCACATGAGCGTTACGATATTCTGATGGATCTCCTTGATACAAATCAAACAATGAATATGGAGCAAGTAAAAGATGCTTTGGATAGCGTGAGTAAAGATAACTTTGGTGAATTTGAATCTACAGAGTGGAGTATTGTCTATAACCTGAATCAAAAGGAAATTCACTATTATCATAGAGAAAATTATAATCAGCGCTATGTATTTCATATAAGCGAATAA
- a CDS encoding LysR family transcriptional regulator — protein sequence MELRVLQYFLAIAREQSISGAAEFLHVSQPTLSRQIRDMEDELGKQLFIRGNRKITLTEEGMILRKRSEEIIGLVKKTEDEIALSDDISEGDIYIGAGETHAIHILTDSAIQLQTSYPNIRFHIASGDTTDVLEELDRGLIDFGLLLGSIDKTKYEYLELPMKDIYGILMRKDSVLAEKEVITPEDLWDKPLICNRNSINHEDDIYKWLKRDQSEINIIATYNLLYNASIMVESGIGYAIALDNIINVTGDSKLCFRPLYPSLDARMSLVWKKYQIFSKAAEKYLIQMQKDLKK from the coding sequence ATGGAATTAAGAGTGCTTCAATATTTTTTAGCTATCGCACGAGAACAGAGCATATCTGGAGCTGCTGAGTTTCTGCATGTATCACAACCAACATTATCCAGGCAAATCAGAGATATGGAAGATGAACTAGGAAAACAATTGTTTATTCGTGGCAATCGTAAAATCACATTGACAGAAGAGGGGATGATTCTTAGAAAACGTTCTGAAGAAATCATAGGGCTAGTAAAGAAAACAGAAGATGAGATTGCGTTGAGCGATGATATTAGTGAGGGAGATATTTATATCGGGGCAGGAGAAACACATGCGATCCATATCCTTACGGATAGCGCAATACAACTACAAACAAGTTATCCAAATATTCGTTTTCATATTGCTAGTGGTGATACAACTGATGTTTTGGAAGAACTGGACAGAGGACTCATTGACTTTGGCCTGTTATTGGGTTCTATTGATAAAACAAAATATGAGTATCTAGAACTTCCAATGAAAGATATCTATGGTATCCTTATGAGGAAGGATAGTGTACTAGCTGAAAAAGAAGTTATTACACCAGAGGATTTATGGGATAAGCCATTGATTTGTAATCGTAATTCAATCAATCATGAAGATGATATTTATAAATGGCTAAAAAGAGATCAATCAGAAATCAATATCATAGCCACTTATAATCTTTTGTATAATGCATCCATTATGGTGGAATCAGGTATTGGGTATGCAATTGCCTTAGATAATATCATCAATGTTACAGGTGACTCTAAACTTTGTTTTCGCCCACTATATCCAAGTTTGGATGCTCGCATGTCATTAGTTTGGAAAAAATACCAGATATTTTCCAAAGCTGCCGAAAAATATCTGATTCAAATGCAAAAGGATCTAAAAAAATGA
- a CDS encoding transposase, with protein sequence MSYFSSKLLHTFDGMLKDADRLKNELHFVTREGSDFSRKARKLSFKDTIRCILSMSGKPIREELLDFFDYGKHTPTASAFVQARPKITPYAFHFLFDEINKSFPSSLTHKGYRLIPIDKNDMDTLYTSGSKGKHLSSYHINASYDILNHRYVDMIIQGIYSLNEMEAMWTMASRFHENKTIFIADRNYATWNNMAYIMNSDRYFLIRSKDIHSHTGILKKFNFPDEEFDEDICISLTTKHTKEIRMHPESYRLLSTTSTFDFLDELYPYFTMRFRVVRFKLGNREGYESIATNLDRERFCTADIKELYHQQWGIEISFRHLKYSANLFAIHAKKRLNIQQEIWARMILYNMSFILIMHVENEKINNKDRKTEYKYAINITRRFIIAVIIYDGVKEKAGFRLILKPPFQMKYCRFAPIASFVEMCVHNLLCALTIAFHKSNFIITLF encoded by the coding sequence ATGTCTTATTTCTCCAGTAAACTCTTACATACTTTTGATGGTATGTTAAAGGATGCAGATCGTCTTAAAAATGAACTTCATTTTGTTACTCGTGAGGGTTCTGACTTTTCACGCAAAGCTCGTAAACTTTCTTTTAAAGATACGATCAGATGCATTTTGTCGATGTCGGGTAAACCTATTCGTGAAGAATTACTTGATTTTTTTGATTATGGTAAGCATACCCCTACTGCTTCTGCTTTCGTCCAAGCCCGTCCAAAAATCACTCCCTATGCTTTTCACTTTCTTTTTGATGAAATCAATAAAAGCTTTCCTTCATCCCTTACACATAAAGGCTATCGTCTTATCCCTATCGATAAAAATGATATGGATACTTTATACACTTCTGGTTCTAAAGGAAAACACTTGTCCAGTTATCATATTAATGCGAGTTATGATATTCTCAATCATCGCTATGTAGATATGATTATTCAAGGTATTTACAGCTTAAATGAAATGGAAGCAATGTGGACTATGGCTTCCCGTTTCCACGAGAATAAAACAATTTTTATTGCGGACAGAAACTACGCTACTTGGAATAATATGGCTTATATCATGAATTCTGACAGATATTTTTTGATCCGCTCGAAAGATATTCATTCCCATACGGGTATTTTGAAAAAATTCAATTTCCCGGATGAAGAATTTGATGAAGATATCTGCATTTCACTGACAACTAAGCATACAAAAGAAATAAGGATGCATCCTGAATCATATCGTCTTCTCTCTACGACTTCCACATTTGATTTCTTGGATGAATTATATCCTTACTTTACAATGAGATTTCGTGTTGTACGGTTCAAATTAGGAAATCGTGAGGGATATGAATCTATTGCAACGAATCTCGATCGTGAACGTTTCTGCACTGCTGATATTAAAGAATTATATCATCAACAATGGGGTATTGAAATCTCCTTCCGGCATCTGAAATATTCAGCGAACTTATTTGCGATCCACGCCAAAAAACGTCTGAATATTCAACAGGAGATATGGGCAAGAATGATTTTATATAATATGTCATTCATCCTGATCATGCATGTCGAGAATGAAAAAATAAATAACAAAGACAGAAAAACAGAATATAAATATGCGATCAATATCACGAGACGATTCATCATTGCCGTAATTATATACGACGGTGTAAAAGAAAAGGCGGGATTCCGCCTGATCTTGAAACCCCCATTTCAAATGAAGTATTGCCGATTCGCCCCGATCGCAAGTTTCGTAGAAATGTGTGTGCACAATCTGTTATGTGCTTTAACTATCGCTTTTCATAAAAGCAACTTTATTATAACGCTATTTTAA
- a CDS encoding family 1 glycosylhydrolase, producing MNKTFRKDFLWGGATAANQFEGAWNVDGKGPSVSDMCTNGSYEVPKRITNTIEEGTFYPSHEASDFYHHYKEDIKLMAEMGFKTYRLSIAWTRIFPTGMEEEPLEEGLAFYDKVFDELNKYRIEPLVTISHYEMPYALVEEFNGWEDRRCIDFFQRYCEVLFERYQNKVKYWLTFNEINAGTMPMGNVLSLGTVKGFTGAILDFPDNPEVRYQALHHQLVASAKVIKLAHDCYSSFKMGNMICFLTMYPLTCNPDDMMKTQREMQMANWFCSDVQVRGAYPYYADRFFEENNIHIKKISEDEQTLKDGCVDYYTFSYYMSNCVAETSDAEIKGGNLTGGLKNPYLEASDWGWQIDPKGLRYTLNEIYARYEIPLMVVENGLGAYDKIEADGSINDSYRIDYMRSHIEQMKEAVKDGVDLLGYTPWGCIDLVSASTGEMAKRYGLIYVDKYDDGTGTLERKRKQSSYWYENVIYSNGETL from the coding sequence ATGAATAAAACGTTTAGAAAAGATTTTTTATGGGGTGGTGCTACAGCCGCCAATCAATTTGAAGGAGCATGGAATGTGGATGGAAAAGGACCTTCCGTATCTGATATGTGCACCAACGGGTCCTATGAGGTACCAAAGAGAATCACAAATACAATAGAAGAAGGTACTTTTTATCCAAGTCATGAGGCTTCTGATTTCTATCATCATTATAAGGAAGATATAAAATTGATGGCTGAAATGGGTTTTAAAACATATCGTCTATCTATTGCATGGACAAGAATTTTTCCAACAGGGATGGAAGAAGAGCCATTAGAGGAAGGTCTGGCTTTTTATGACAAGGTCTTTGATGAGCTGAATAAATATAGAATTGAACCACTTGTCACCATTTCACATTATGAAATGCCATACGCCCTTGTAGAAGAGTTCAATGGATGGGAAGATCGCAGATGCATCGATTTCTTTCAGCGTTATTGTGAAGTGCTATTTGAACGTTATCAGAACAAAGTAAAATACTGGCTTACCTTTAATGAAATCAATGCGGGAACCATGCCAATGGGGAATGTACTATCTTTAGGAACTGTGAAGGGATTTACAGGTGCAATTCTTGATTTCCCAGACAATCCTGAAGTACGTTATCAAGCATTGCATCATCAATTAGTAGCAAGTGCAAAGGTTATAAAGCTGGCTCACGATTGTTATTCGTCTTTTAAAATGGGAAATATGATTTGTTTTCTTACTATGTACCCATTGACTTGTAATCCTGATGATATGATGAAGACGCAAAGAGAAATGCAGATGGCAAATTGGTTCTGTTCAGATGTACAGGTACGTGGAGCATATCCATATTATGCAGATCGATTCTTTGAAGAAAATAACATTCATATTAAGAAGATATCAGAAGATGAGCAAACGTTAAAGGATGGGTGTGTTGACTATTACACATTCAGCTATTATATGAGTAATTGTGTCGCAGAAACTTCTGATGCGGAAATCAAAGGTGGAAATCTAACAGGCGGACTGAAGAATCCTTATCTGGAAGCAAGTGACTGGGGTTGGCAGATTGATCCAAAGGGATTACGTTATACATTGAATGAAATCTATGCACGTTATGAAATACCTTTAATGGTTGTAGAAAATGGTCTTGGTGCTTATGATAAGATAGAAGCTGATGGCAGCATCAACGATAGCTATCGTATTGATTATATGCGTTCTCATATTGAACAGATGAAAGAAGCTGTGAAAGATGGTGTTGATCTGCTTGGATATACACCATGGGGATGTATTGATCTTGTAAGTGCTTCAACGGGAGAAATGGCAAAACGCTACGGGCTTATTTATGTAGATAAATATGATGATGGAACCGGCACGTTAGAAAGAAAGAGAAAGCAGTCTTCTTACTGGTATGAGAATGTAATTTATAGTAATGGAGAAACACTATAA
- a CDS encoding PTS transporter subunit EIIC translates to MTVCMTFWIIGPVASTISDGLGMVFTAIYEFSPILMGFIVGGLWQVLVMFGLHWAITPLMINNIQTLGFDTIMIGMFGASFAQTGAVIAIYLRSRNKKTKSLCIPAIVSGLAGVTEPAIYGITLPKKKPFIITCIVSAITGAIIAASGAKYYIVPGMGVFGYTAFMNTQTQNITGMIWAIGASILALVGGFAAVYLTYKEKEVKKLTTQLKDAVSAAIVSPMHGKAIALKEVEDEVFRGGSLGQGAAIIPTEGKLYAPIDGTIAMVFPTGHAIGIKTIDGLEILMHVGMNTVELNGKGFNAKVNPGDHVVHGDLLLEFDIEEIQKAGYSVVTPIVITNSNSYHEVLPDVSGESIHVGDKLITVR, encoded by the coding sequence GTGACAGTATGTATGACATTCTGGATCATTGGTCCAGTGGCATCCACAATTTCTGATGGGCTAGGTATGGTATTTACAGCAATCTATGAGTTCAGCCCAATCTTAATGGGATTTATAGTAGGTGGATTATGGCAGGTATTGGTTATGTTTGGTCTACATTGGGCAATCACACCATTGATGATCAATAACATACAGACATTAGGGTTCGACACGATTATGATCGGAATGTTTGGTGCATCCTTTGCACAGACAGGGGCAGTTATTGCAATCTATTTAAGAAGCAGGAATAAGAAAACAAAGTCATTATGTATTCCGGCAATTGTATCTGGTTTAGCAGGTGTGACTGAACCAGCCATCTATGGTATTACACTACCTAAGAAGAAACCATTTATCATTACCTGTATCGTATCAGCAATCACAGGAGCTATCATTGCGGCCTCAGGCGCAAAATATTATATCGTACCAGGAATGGGCGTGTTTGGTTATACAGCCTTTATGAATACACAGACACAAAATATTACAGGCATGATCTGGGCAATTGGTGCATCTATCTTAGCTTTGGTTGGTGGTTTTGCAGCGGTTTATCTGACATATAAAGAAAAAGAAGTTAAGAAGCTTACCACTCAATTGAAAGATGCTGTTTCTGCAGCGATTGTTTCGCCAATGCATGGCAAAGCTATCGCCTTAAAAGAAGTGGAAGATGAAGTGTTCAGGGGTGGAAGTCTAGGACAAGGCGCAGCAATCATTCCTACAGAAGGGAAACTATATGCACCAATCGATGGAACAATCGCTATGGTATTTCCAACTGGTCATGCCATTGGAATCAAAACGATAGATGGTCTTGAGATTCTTATGCATGTAGGTATGAATACCGTTGAATTAAATGGAAAAGGATTCAATGCTAAGGTAAATCCAGGAGATCATGTCGTTCATGGAGATTTACTACTCGAATTTGATATAGAAGAAATTCAAAAAGCTGGCTATTCAGTAGTGACACCAATCGTGATTACAAATTCTAATAGTTATCATGAAGTATTGCCAGATGTTTCTGGTGAATCCATTCATGTAGGCGATAAACTGATTACAGTTAGATAG
- a CDS encoding PTS transporter subunit EIIB, which produces MASKYDGLARIIMQNVGGTENVKALTHCVTRLRFQLKDEKKANTDVLKETEGIVTVIQNSEQYMVVIGNHVPDVYEAVVKRGHLEDIVDDGMSHNEENGKGKQKPLDVFVGIVTSVFTPILGVLSACGILKGLLAMFVAFGVLSTTSGTYNFLYSLSDSLFYFLPIILGYTAAKRFGISELEGLVIGATMVYPNLLSGGQLDISNIFGIPVTMPAAGDYTSSVIPIICAIAFAAWFEKRYKRFIPDTIKNCLRFLLSLAL; this is translated from the coding sequence ATGGCAAGTAAGTACGACGGATTAGCTAGAATTATTATGCAGAACGTGGGTGGTACAGAAAATGTAAAAGCATTAACTCATTGTGTTACGCGACTTCGTTTTCAGTTAAAAGATGAAAAGAAAGCTAATACAGATGTATTAAAAGAAACAGAAGGTATCGTTACAGTGATTCAGAATAGTGAGCAATATATGGTAGTGATTGGTAATCACGTTCCAGATGTATATGAAGCGGTTGTAAAGCGTGGCCATTTAGAGGATATTGTAGATGATGGAATGTCACATAATGAAGAGAACGGTAAAGGAAAACAAAAGCCTTTGGACGTTTTTGTAGGTATTGTAACCAGTGTCTTCACTCCTATACTAGGTGTGTTAAGTGCCTGTGGTATCTTAAAAGGTTTGTTGGCAATGTTTGTGGCATTTGGAGTTTTATCTACTACAAGTGGAACATATAACTTTCTTTACTCTTTATCAGATTCACTATTTTATTTCTTGCCAATTATCTTAGGGTATACAGCGGCAAAGCGTTTTGGTATTTCGGAATTGGAGGGTCTGGTTATCGGTGCCACAATGGTATATCCTAATCTATTGAGTGGTGGACAATTGGATATATCAAATATCTTCGGTATTCCAGTAACTATGCCGGCTGCTGGCGATTATACCAGTAGTGTGATTCCAATTATTTGTGCGATTGCATTCGCAGCGTGGTTTGAAAAACGTTATAAACGCTTTATTCCAGATACGATCAAAAATTGTTTACGATTCCTTTTATCACTTGCCTTGTGA
- a CDS encoding iron-containing alcohol dehydrogenase has protein sequence MLGNFSYVNPTKLYFGEGSLARLKEELPKYGKRVMLIYGGGSIKKNGIYDEIIKILTTQEKEVFEDAGVMPNPTIEKLYEGCNVAKENKIDFILAVGGGSVCDYAKAVSVSANCDEDPWKKYYLNMEDVDCDIIPVGCVLTMVGTGSEMNGGAVITNHEQKLKIGHVFGENVFPKFSILDPTYTYTLPKYQMISGIYDIFNHICEQYFSGEDDSASDYISEGLMRSVVHSSYIALKDSKNYEARSNIMWTATWALNTLIAKGKTTDWMVHMLGQAVGAYTDATHGMTLSAVSMAYYRHICPYGLEKFVRFAINVWNITPDGKTQEQIAEEGLSAMETWMKELGLVMNIKELGVNENMLNGLADSTIIMEGGYKVLSHDEILRIFKESM, from the coding sequence ATGTTAGGAAATTTTAGTTATGTAAATCCAACCAAGCTATACTTTGGAGAAGGATCCCTTGCAAGATTAAAGGAAGAATTACCCAAATATGGTAAAAGGGTTATGCTTATTTATGGTGGTGGCTCTATCAAAAAGAACGGAATTTATGATGAAATCATAAAAATATTGACAACTCAAGAAAAAGAAGTGTTTGAAGATGCTGGAGTAATGCCAAATCCTACAATTGAGAAACTTTATGAAGGCTGTAATGTTGCAAAAGAAAATAAGATTGATTTCATTCTAGCAGTTGGAGGCGGGTCTGTCTGTGATTATGCGAAAGCAGTATCGGTATCCGCTAATTGTGATGAAGATCCATGGAAGAAATATTATTTAAATATGGAAGATGTTGATTGTGATATCATCCCTGTAGGCTGTGTGCTTACTATGGTAGGTACTGGATCAGAAATGAATGGTGGTGCAGTTATTACAAATCATGAGCAGAAATTAAAAATTGGTCATGTGTTTGGTGAAAATGTATTTCCTAAGTTTTCAATTTTAGATCCGACATATACGTATACTTTGCCCAAATACCAGATGATTTCCGGTATTTATGATATATTCAATCATATCTGTGAACAATATTTCTCTGGAGAAGACGACAGCGCAAGTGATTATATCAGTGAAGGACTGATGCGTTCTGTTGTTCACTCTTCATATATTGCATTGAAAGATTCTAAGAATTATGAAGCTCGCAGCAATATCATGTGGACAGCAACTTGGGCTTTAAATACGTTAATTGCAAAAGGAAAAACAACAGATTGGATGGTTCATATGTTGGGACAAGCTGTTGGGGCATACACCGATGCGACTCATGGCATGACACTATCCGCTGTTTCTATGGCTTACTACCGTCATATCTGTCCATACGGTCTAGAAAAGTTTGTGCGTTTCGCAATAAATGTATGGAATATTACACCAGATGGTAAAACACAGGAACAAATCGCTGAAGAAGGACTTTCTGCAATGGAAACATGGATGAAAGAACTTGGATTGGTTATGAATATCAAAGAACTAGGCGTTAATGAGAATATGTTGAATGGACTTGCAGATAGTACAATCATTATGGAAGGTGGATATAAGGTTCTTTCTCATGATGAAATTTTGAGAATATTCAAAGAAAGCATGTAA
- a CDS encoding flavodoxin family protein, producing the protein MNIIIFNGSPHPNGNTNAMVTAFVAGAKENGHKIDVVNVCQKNIAGCLACEYCHKAGKGNCIQKDDMQEIYPLLKEAEMIILASPVYYHSFTGQLQCAINRIYALDKPQNLRKAALILSSGSDEVYDGAIYEYQKSFLEYLKLEDMGIFTAFDKQNKSEEILNKMRDFGKSIINIKEEVTEC; encoded by the coding sequence ATGAATATCATTATATTCAATGGTAGCCCTCATCCTAATGGAAATACAAATGCAATGGTTACAGCATTTGTTGCAGGTGCAAAAGAAAATGGACATAAAATTGACGTAGTTAATGTCTGTCAAAAAAACATAGCCGGCTGTCTAGCCTGTGAATATTGTCATAAGGCAGGCAAAGGAAACTGTATTCAAAAAGATGATATGCAAGAAATCTACCCTCTTTTGAAAGAAGCTGAAATGATAATTTTGGCATCTCCTGTATACTATCACAGTTTTACGGGACAACTTCAATGTGCGATCAATCGTATCTATGCTTTAGATAAACCGCAAAACCTAAGAAAAGCGGCATTAATTTTAAGTTCAGGCAGTGATGAGGTATACGATGGCGCAATCTATGAATATCAAAAGTCATTTTTAGAATATCTAAAACTAGAAGATATGGGTATTTTTACAGCATTTGATAAACAGAATAAGTCAGAAGAAATACTAAATAAAATGAGAGACTTTGGAAAGTCAATTATAAATATAAAAGAGGAGGTAACAGAATGTTAG
- a CDS encoding alpha/beta hydrolase: MKDNYIFKLAETVQRESVTYKNRYGFVVSGELYTQKDMNQSKKYPALIVGAPYGGVKEQGPGVYANELAQRGFIVLTFDQTFMGDSNGEPRHVSSPEIFTENFSAAVDYLGLLKNVDRNKIGVIGICGSGGFALSAAQVDTRIKAVATNSMYDISFSTRGKDLMSKEDLYTLKDKLSQQRWTDAENGYPEYIPGFPLEPAQSIPEGLDATDEIWFKFYGMERGHHPHARGGFTTTSSMPFLNTRLLNFIDEISPRPVLFIVGDQAHSKYYSKFAYEKAVEPKEFYVVEDADHIDLYDRVDKIPFDKITDFFERSL; encoded by the coding sequence ATGAAAGATAATTATATTTTTAAATTGGCTGAAACAGTACAAAGGGAAAGTGTTACCTATAAAAACAGATATGGATTCGTTGTATCTGGAGAATTATATACACAAAAAGATATGAATCAATCAAAGAAGTACCCTGCGTTGATTGTAGGCGCGCCCTATGGAGGTGTAAAGGAACAAGGCCCTGGTGTTTATGCGAATGAATTAGCACAGAGAGGATTTATTGTATTGACCTTTGATCAAACGTTCATGGGAGATTCAAATGGCGAACCAAGACATGTATCATCACCTGAGATTTTTACTGAAAATTTTAGTGCTGCCGTTGATTATCTAGGTTTACTGAAGAATGTGGATAGAAATAAAATAGGTGTCATTGGTATTTGTGGTTCAGGTGGATTTGCTTTATCAGCAGCACAGGTGGATACTAGAATCAAAGCTGTCGCAACCAACAGTATGTATGATATTAGCTTTTCTACACGTGGAAAAGACCTGATGAGTAAAGAAGATTTGTATACTCTGAAAGATAAACTTTCTCAGCAGAGATGGACTGACGCAGAAAATGGATATCCTGAATATATACCAGGTTTTCCATTAGAACCAGCACAATCGATTCCAGAAGGATTGGATGCTACAGATGAAATCTGGTTTAAATTTTACGGAATGGAACGTGGACATCATCCTCATGCTAGAGGTGGATTCACTACCACGAGTTCTATGCCATTTTTGAATACAAGGTTGTTGAATTTTATAGATGAGATATCGCCAAGACCAGTTTTATTTATCGTAGGAGATCAAGCACATTCTAAATACTATAGCAAATTTGCTTATGAAAAGGCTGTAGAACCTAAAGAATTTTATGTTGTGGAAGATGCTGATCACATAGATCTGTATGATAGAGTTGATAAAATACCTTTCGATAAGATAACAGATTTTTTTGAAAGGTCTCTATAA
- the ltrA gene encoding group II intron reverse transcriptase/maturase, with translation MGTKLERIAEISATTPKPEFTSLYHLINAEMLLQCHKELDGNKAMGVDKVSKAEYAEHLEENITNLVERLKKKAYKPLPSLRVYIPKGNGKMRPLGIASYEDKIVQLAVKKILEAIYEPRFLNCMYGFRRNRGCHDAVKKVHYRIQNGWINYVVDADIKGFFDHMSHEWLMKFLNLYIKDTNLLWLIKKYLKAGVITEGVFEDSEEGSAQGNIISPVLANIYMHNVLALWFKFVVLKETSGKSFLTMYADDFIAGFQYKADAEKYYALLKERLRKFNLELEESKSRLIEFGRFAESNCKRRGDRKPETFDYLGFTFYCGKGKKNGNFCVKLKTSRKKYTQKLKAMKEWLYANNDLPVKELIAKLNKKLIGHYRYYGISFNIKKLGSFLHFTQRYLCKALNRRSQMKSYTWDGFADMLKVYPLAKPKIYVKLF, from the coding sequence ATGGGAACGAAATTAGAGAGAATAGCGGAAATATCGGCAACAACGCCGAAGCCAGAGTTTACATCTCTGTATCACTTGATAAATGCGGAAATGCTTTTGCAGTGTCATAAGGAATTAGATGGTAATAAAGCAATGGGCGTTGATAAAGTGAGCAAAGCAGAGTATGCGGAACATCTGGAAGAAAACATAACAAATCTTGTAGAACGATTAAAGAAAAAGGCCTACAAGCCATTACCATCTTTAAGGGTGTATATACCCAAAGGAAATGGCAAGATGAGACCGCTAGGAATTGCATCCTATGAGGATAAGATAGTTCAGCTTGCAGTAAAGAAGATATTAGAAGCGATATATGAGCCGAGATTTCTAAACTGTATGTATGGATTTAGGAGAAACAGAGGATGTCATGATGCTGTAAAGAAAGTCCATTACAGAATACAAAATGGTTGGATTAACTATGTAGTAGACGCTGATATCAAAGGTTTCTTTGACCATATGAGCCATGAATGGCTTATGAAATTTCTCAATCTATATATCAAAGACACGAATTTATTATGGCTGATAAAGAAGTATTTAAAAGCTGGTGTAATAACTGAAGGAGTCTTTGAGGATAGTGAGGAAGGTTCAGCACAGGGAAATATCATTAGTCCGGTATTAGCGAATATCTATATGCACAATGTACTAGCACTGTGGTTCAAATTTGTGGTACTAAAAGAGACAAGTGGAAAGAGTTTTCTAACAATGTATGCTGATGATTTTATTGCGGGATTTCAATACAAAGCAGATGCGGAGAAATACTATGCATTGTTGAAAGAAAGACTACGAAAATTCAATCTTGAACTCGAGGAAAGCAAAAGTCGTCTCATTGAGTTTGGAAGATTTGCAGAAAGTAACTGTAAACGAAGAGGAGATAGGAAACCAGAGACATTTGATTATCTGGGATTCACCTTCTACTGTGGAAAGGGTAAAAAGAATGGAAATTTCTGTGTAAAACTGAAAACCAGTAGGAAAAAGTATACACAAAAATTAAAAGCCATGAAAGAATGGTTATATGCCAATAACGACTTACCTGTAAAAGAGCTAATAGCGAAGCTGAATAAGAAATTAATAGGGCATTATAGATACTATGGTATTTCATTCAATATCAAGAAGCTTGGTTCTTTTCTACACTTTACACAACGGTATCTATGCAAGGCACTCAACAGACGAAGTCAAATGAAAAGCTACACATGGGATGGATTTGCAGATATGCTGAAAGTGTATCCACTAGCCAAACCAAAGATATATGTTAAGTTATTCTAG